Proteins encoded by one window of Nocardioides euryhalodurans:
- a CDS encoding GNAT family N-acetyltransferase: protein MSPAGPAHVEQVDPRLEPVLRRWWEVGRDSWLPDRAVDDWPAWEVSRRALPAHNPEREASLYLAYDGDEVVGFGMVILPVLDNPHLAFADLGVLPGHRRRGHGTTLVRDLEQRVRDRGRTTVVIEGYAPPGGTAPCEPFAAARGYEVANEETIKHLDVATYRALREDLVREVAPYARGYRIIGWDTVCPDEHALECSRLLSGFNSQVPLGDLALEDSEWSPARMQEWERRNLAIGRHAFTSAAVAPDGTLAGLSGLRVDDDAPTTGSVGITLVDPRHRGHRLGLALKAAVTDLALEHFPDLAVVETTNAVSNRHMSAVNERLGYRSLERLLELQRVL from the coding sequence GTGGGAGGTGGGCCGCGACTCGTGGCTGCCCGACCGGGCCGTCGACGACTGGCCGGCGTGGGAGGTGAGCCGGCGGGCGCTGCCGGCACACAACCCCGAGCGCGAGGCCAGCCTCTACCTCGCCTACGACGGCGACGAGGTCGTCGGCTTCGGGATGGTGATCCTGCCGGTGCTCGACAACCCGCACCTGGCGTTCGCCGACCTGGGGGTGCTGCCCGGGCACCGGAGACGCGGCCACGGGACCACCCTGGTGCGCGACCTCGAGCAGCGGGTGCGCGACCGGGGCCGTACCACCGTCGTCATCGAGGGGTACGCCCCGCCGGGCGGCACCGCCCCGTGCGAGCCGTTCGCGGCGGCGCGCGGCTACGAGGTCGCCAACGAGGAGACGATCAAGCACCTGGACGTCGCGACCTACCGGGCGCTGCGGGAGGACCTGGTGCGGGAGGTGGCGCCGTACGCCCGCGGTTACCGGATCATCGGCTGGGACACCGTGTGCCCCGACGAGCACGCCCTCGAGTGCAGCCGGCTGCTCAGCGGCTTCAACTCCCAGGTCCCGCTCGGCGACCTCGCGCTGGAGGACTCGGAGTGGAGCCCGGCGCGGATGCAGGAGTGGGAGCGGCGCAACCTGGCGATCGGCCGGCACGCGTTCACCTCGGCCGCGGTCGCCCCCGACGGCACGTTGGCGGGCCTCAGCGGGCTGCGGGTCGACGACGACGCCCCCACCACCGGCAGCGTGGGCATCACGCTGGTCGACCCGCGGCACCGTGGTCACCGGCTCGGGCTCGCCCTCAAGGCCGCGGTCACCGACCTGGCCCTCGAGCACTTCCCCGACCTCGCCGTCGTCGAGACCACCAACGCGGTGAGCAACCGCCACATGTCCGCCGTCAACGAGCGGCTCGGCTACCGCTCGCTCGAGCGGCTGCTGGAGCTGCAGCGCGTGCTCTGA
- a CDS encoding Ohr family peroxiredoxin — protein sequence MTNTPDKIVYTANATVTGGRRGGHGRTDDGQLEVDLQAPTEMGGPGGGTNPEQLFAVGFGACFTGALGLVGKAEGIDTSGASTDVKVGFGPEGESFAITVDLTVSVPGVDDGTAQKLVDMTHEICPYSKATRGNVPVTVTGKGV from the coding sequence ATGACGAACACACCGGACAAGATCGTGTACACCGCCAACGCCACCGTCACCGGGGGACGCCGGGGTGGTCACGGCAGGACCGACGACGGCCAGCTCGAGGTCGACCTGCAGGCCCCCACCGAGATGGGTGGCCCGGGCGGCGGCACCAACCCCGAGCAGCTCTTCGCCGTGGGCTTCGGTGCCTGCTTCACCGGCGCGCTGGGCCTGGTCGGCAAGGCCGAGGGCATCGACACCTCCGGCGCCAGCACCGACGTGAAGGTCGGCTTCGGACCCGAGGGCGAGTCGTTCGCCATCACCGTCGACCTCACCGTCTCCGTCCCCGGCGTCGACGACGGCACCGCCCAGAAGCTCGTCGACATGACCCACGAGATCTGCCCCTACTCCAAGGCCACCCGCGGCAACGTCCCGGTGACCGTCACCGGCAAGGGCGTCTGA
- the coaA gene encoding type I pantothenate kinase — protein sequence MSPNGGVSDDNGRESSPYVELDRAAWAALGRETPSPLTAEEITRLRGLGDALDLDEVEQVYLPISRLLSMYVGSAGRLHRQQEEFLHQPQPPRTPFVIGLAGSVAVGKSTTARVLQQMLAHWPEHPHVALVTTDGFLHPNAELERRGLLQRKGFPESYDRRALLRFVVDIKSGKDEVEAPTYSHLTYDVVPDEKVVVKRPDIVIIEGLNVLQPARAREDGRVGLTLSDFFDFSVYVDARTEHIQQWYVDRFLRLRETAFRDPESYFAKYAALSEEEAVETATRLWQTINGPNLVQNVLPTRSRATLVLRKDRDHSVRYVRLRKL from the coding sequence ATGTCTCCCAACGGCGGGGTGTCCGACGACAACGGCCGCGAGTCCTCGCCGTACGTCGAGCTGGACCGCGCGGCCTGGGCCGCCCTCGGCAGGGAGACCCCGAGCCCGCTGACGGCCGAGGAGATCACCCGGCTGCGGGGCCTCGGCGACGCCCTCGACCTCGACGAGGTGGAGCAGGTCTACCTGCCGATCTCGCGCCTGCTCAGCATGTACGTCGGCTCCGCGGGACGGCTGCACCGCCAGCAGGAGGAGTTCCTCCACCAGCCGCAACCGCCGCGGACGCCGTTCGTGATCGGGCTGGCCGGGTCGGTGGCGGTCGGCAAGTCGACCACCGCCCGCGTCCTGCAGCAGATGCTGGCCCACTGGCCCGAGCACCCCCACGTCGCGCTCGTCACCACCGACGGCTTCCTCCACCCCAACGCCGAGCTCGAGCGGCGGGGGCTGCTGCAGCGCAAGGGGTTCCCGGAGTCCTACGACCGGCGCGCGCTGCTGCGGTTCGTCGTGGACATCAAGTCGGGCAAGGACGAGGTCGAGGCCCCGACGTACTCCCACCTCACCTACGACGTGGTCCCGGACGAGAAGGTCGTCGTCAAGCGGCCCGACATCGTCATCATCGAGGGCCTCAACGTGCTGCAGCCGGCGAGGGCCCGCGAGGACGGCCGCGTGGGCCTGACGCTGAGCGACTTCTTCGACTTCTCCGTCTACGTCGACGCCCGCACCGAGCACATCCAGCAGTGGTACGTCGACCGGTTCCTGCGGCTGCGCGAGACAGCGTTCCGGGACCCGGAGTCCTACTTCGCCAAGTACGCCGCGCTCTCGGAGGAGGAGGCGGTCGAGACCGCGACCCGCCTCTGGCAGACGATCAACGGCCCCAACCTCGTGCAGAACGTGCTGCCCACGCGCTCGCGAGCGACGCTCGTGCTGCGCAAGGACCGCGACCACTCGGTCCGGTACGTCCGGCTGCGCAAGCTCTGA
- the glmS gene encoding glutamine--fructose-6-phosphate transaminase (isomerizing), translating to MCGIVGYVGTQQAQGVVIEGLRRLEYRGYDSAGVALVADGAIASDKRAGKLANLEKAIIDAPLPASTTGIGHTRWATHGAPNDPNAHPHLGRTGRVALVHNGIIENFASLRAGLEAEGHDLLSETDTEVAAHLLEREVLAGRDLTEAMQAMCRALEGAFTLVAVDAEDPDRVVAARRNSPLVVGIGEGENFLGSDVAAFIEHTREAMELDQDQVVTITRDGVAVSGFDGTPAEGRRYHVDWDLTAAEKDGYDWFMRKEIFEQPRALADSLLGRRTPTGELQLDEMRLSDDELRDIDKMIIIAAGTSFYAGMVAKYAIEHWTRIPVEVELASEFRYRDPILTQSTLVVAISQSGETADTLQAIRHARVQRSKVLAICNTNGSTIPRESDGVIYTHAGPEIGVASTKGYLTQLIACYLLALYLAQVKGTRYGDEISQVIDQLEEMPGHVQTVLDRADQVYALAQEHVGTRSVLFLGRHAGYPVALEGALKLKEIAYLHAEGFAAGELKHGPIALIEDGLPVLCIVPPRGRDQLHDKMISGIQEVRARGARTICLAEEGDDSITPYADAMIRLPNVPVLLQPLVAVVPLQLFACEIATALGHDVDQPRNLAKSVTVE from the coding sequence ATGTGCGGAATCGTGGGATACGTCGGGACCCAGCAGGCGCAGGGAGTCGTGATCGAGGGTCTGCGCCGTCTCGAGTACCGCGGCTACGACTCGGCCGGGGTCGCCCTCGTGGCCGACGGCGCCATCGCGAGCGACAAGCGCGCGGGCAAGCTCGCCAACCTCGAGAAGGCGATCATCGACGCGCCGCTACCGGCGTCGACGACCGGCATCGGCCACACCCGCTGGGCCACGCACGGCGCGCCCAACGACCCGAACGCGCACCCGCACCTCGGCCGCACCGGACGCGTCGCGCTGGTGCACAACGGGATCATCGAGAACTTCGCGTCGCTGCGCGCCGGGCTCGAGGCCGAGGGGCACGACCTCCTCTCCGAGACCGACACGGAGGTCGCCGCGCACCTGCTCGAGCGCGAGGTGCTGGCGGGCCGCGACCTGACCGAGGCGATGCAGGCTATGTGCCGCGCGCTCGAGGGAGCCTTCACGCTGGTGGCCGTCGACGCCGAGGACCCCGACCGCGTGGTCGCGGCGCGGCGCAACAGCCCGCTGGTCGTCGGCATCGGCGAGGGCGAGAACTTCCTCGGCTCCGACGTCGCCGCCTTCATCGAGCACACCCGCGAGGCGATGGAGCTCGACCAGGACCAGGTCGTCACCATCACCCGCGACGGGGTGGCGGTGAGCGGCTTCGACGGCACGCCCGCCGAGGGCCGCCGCTACCACGTCGACTGGGACCTCACGGCGGCCGAGAAGGACGGCTACGACTGGTTCATGCGCAAGGAGATCTTCGAGCAGCCGCGGGCCCTGGCCGACTCGCTGCTCGGCCGGCGTACGCCGACCGGCGAGCTGCAGCTCGACGAGATGCGGCTCTCGGACGACGAGCTGCGCGACATCGACAAGATGATCATCATCGCGGCCGGCACCTCGTTCTACGCCGGCATGGTCGCCAAGTACGCCATCGAGCACTGGACCCGGATCCCGGTCGAGGTCGAGCTGGCCTCGGAGTTCCGCTACCGCGACCCGATCCTCACGCAGTCCACGCTCGTGGTCGCGATCAGCCAGTCCGGCGAGACCGCCGACACGCTCCAGGCGATCCGGCACGCGCGGGTGCAGCGGTCGAAGGTGCTGGCGATCTGCAACACCAACGGCTCGACCATCCCGCGCGAGTCCGACGGCGTGATCTACACCCACGCCGGACCCGAGATCGGCGTCGCCTCCACCAAGGGCTACCTCACCCAGCTGATCGCCTGCTACCTGCTGGCGCTCTACCTCGCGCAGGTGAAGGGCACCCGCTACGGCGACGAGATCAGCCAGGTCATCGACCAGCTCGAGGAGATGCCCGGCCACGTCCAGACGGTGCTCGACCGCGCCGACCAGGTCTACGCGCTGGCCCAGGAGCACGTGGGGACACGGTCGGTGCTCTTCCTGGGTCGCCACGCGGGCTATCCCGTCGCGCTGGAGGGCGCGCTGAAGCTCAAGGAGATCGCCTACCTCCACGCGGAGGGCTTCGCGGCCGGAGAGCTCAAGCACGGGCCGATCGCGCTGATCGAGGACGGGCTGCCGGTGCTGTGCATCGTGCCGCCGCGCGGGCGGGACCAGCTCCACGACAAGATGATCAGCGGGATCCAGGAGGTCCGCGCCCGGGGCGCCCGGACGATCTGCCTGGCCGAGGAGGGCGACGACTCGATCACGCCGTACGCCGATGCGATGATCCGGCTGCCCAACGTGCCCGTGCTGCTGCAACCGCTGGTGGCGGTCGTGCCGCTCCAGCTGTTCGCCTGCGAGATCGCCACCGCGCTGGGCCACGACGTCGACCAGCCACGCAACCTCGCCAAGTCCGTCACGGTCGAGTAG
- a CDS encoding holo-ACP synthase: MAVIGVGIDVVDIERFVESLGRTAGLRERLFTPAEATRPPASLAARFAAKEALAKALGAPVGMRWQDAEVESEDSGRPVFTIRGSVAERAAELGVRSVHLSLSHDAGIASAMVVLES; encoded by the coding sequence ATGGCGGTCATCGGCGTCGGGATCGACGTGGTCGACATCGAGCGGTTCGTGGAGTCGCTCGGGCGGACCGCGGGCCTGCGGGAGCGGCTGTTCACGCCGGCCGAGGCGACCCGACCGCCGGCCTCGCTCGCGGCCCGGTTCGCCGCCAAGGAGGCGCTCGCGAAGGCGCTGGGCGCACCGGTGGGGATGCGCTGGCAGGACGCCGAGGTCGAGTCCGAGGACTCCGGTCGACCGGTCTTCACGATCCGCGGCAGCGTGGCCGAGCGCGCCGCGGAGCTCGGCGTACGGTCGGTGCACCTCTCGCTCTCCCACGACGCCGGCATCGCCTCGGCGATGGTGGTGCTCGAGTCCTGA
- a CDS encoding NAD(P)H-hydrate epimerase — translation MREAHTVEQVRAAEAARMADLPDGALMQQAAAGLAHAVVDLMGGAYGRRVLLLVGPGNNGGDALYAGARLARRGCSVEAWLLAGQVHEAGLEALRAAGGRVAEPRAGTTPDVVVDGIVGIGGRPGLRPAAVAALDHVRGVPVVAVDVPSGIDVDTGELAGPHVEATLTVTFGTLKVGHLVDPAATACGAVHPVDLGLDLPPAPVSALQPTDVRRLLPRPEPGGHKYTRGVVGVRAGSTTYPGAALLCVAGADCGLAGMVRHVGEVSDLVRREHPAVVGDGRVQAWVVGSGGGAAAGDELAAARSDGVPLVVDADALAHVGGPLGVPTVLTPHAGELAAMTGAERVDVEARMLHHARAAAATYDAVVLLKGRHTLVAHPDGRVRVTTTGPPWLATAGAGDVLAGLVGALLACGLDTYDAASVGSWLHGAAATLASRGGPLRAGDVAEAIPGTVRRLLDPGMEQSAP, via the coding sequence ATGCGAGAGGCGCACACGGTCGAGCAGGTCCGCGCGGCCGAGGCGGCCCGGATGGCCGACCTGCCCGACGGGGCGCTGATGCAGCAGGCGGCCGCGGGGCTGGCTCACGCGGTGGTCGACCTGATGGGCGGCGCCTACGGCCGGCGGGTGCTCCTGCTGGTCGGGCCGGGCAACAACGGCGGTGACGCGCTGTACGCCGGAGCACGGCTGGCCCGCCGGGGCTGCTCGGTCGAGGCGTGGCTGCTCGCCGGGCAGGTCCACGAGGCCGGCCTCGAGGCGCTGCGGGCAGCCGGCGGCCGGGTGGCCGAGCCCCGCGCCGGCACCACCCCCGACGTGGTCGTCGACGGGATCGTCGGCATCGGCGGCCGCCCCGGCCTGCGGCCAGCCGCGGTCGCGGCGCTCGACCACGTCCGCGGCGTCCCGGTCGTCGCGGTCGACGTCCCGAGCGGTATCGACGTCGACACCGGCGAGCTCGCCGGCCCGCACGTCGAGGCGACGCTGACCGTCACCTTCGGCACGCTCAAGGTCGGTCACCTGGTCGACCCGGCCGCGACCGCCTGCGGTGCGGTCCACCCGGTCGACCTGGGCCTCGACCTGCCACCGGCCCCGGTGTCGGCCCTGCAGCCGACCGACGTACGCCGGCTGCTGCCGCGGCCCGAGCCGGGTGGTCACAAGTACACCCGCGGCGTGGTGGGCGTCCGGGCCGGCTCGACGACCTACCCCGGTGCCGCGCTGCTCTGCGTGGCCGGCGCGGACTGCGGGCTGGCGGGCATGGTCCGCCACGTCGGCGAGGTCTCCGACCTGGTCCGCCGCGAGCACCCCGCCGTCGTCGGCGACGGGCGGGTCCAGGCCTGGGTGGTCGGCTCCGGTGGGGGAGCGGCCGCCGGCGACGAGCTCGCCGCCGCCCGCTCCGACGGGGTCCCGCTCGTCGTGGACGCCGACGCGCTGGCCCACGTCGGCGGCCCGCTCGGGGTGCCGACGGTGCTCACCCCCCACGCCGGCGAGCTGGCTGCCATGACCGGCGCCGAGCGCGTGGACGTCGAGGCCCGGATGCTCCACCACGCCCGCGCGGCCGCAGCGACGTACGACGCCGTGGTGCTGCTCAAGGGCCGCCACACCCTGGTCGCGCACCCCGACGGACGCGTCCGCGTCACCACCACCGGCCCGCCGTGGCTGGCCACCGCCGGGGCGGGCGACGTGCTCGCCGGTCTCGTCGGCGCGCTGCTGGCGTGCGGCCTGGACACCTACGACGCCGCGTCCGTCGGCTCCTGGCTCCACGGCGCCGCCGCGACCCTCGCCTCGCGGGGCGGGCCGCTGCGTGCCGGCGACGTCGCGGAGGCCATCCCCGGGACGGTGCGCCGACTGCTCGACCCGGGGATGGAACAATCCGCCCCATGA
- the alr gene encoding alanine racemase, whose product MSRARAEIVVELPLIRHNVRVLREHTGVEMMTVVKADGYGHGMVPAARAARDAGAAWLGVATIDEALGLREAGDTGRVLSWLGVPGEDYAAAISADVDVTAYSVAELREVAAAVGAAGRPARLQLKVDTGLSRGGAPLDAWEDLVAEAAAGQARGDWTVTGIWSHFACSDEPEHPANDAQEAAFRHALEVGERAGLRPEVRHLANSAAAILRPSSRFDLVRCGIASYGLDPAPGHTPDLGLLPAMSAVAELAMVKRIPAGAGVSYGHTWHAPHATTVGVVPVGYGDGVPRHASNHAEVLVGGRRRPVRGRVCMDQLVVDLDDDDVAAGARATLFGTGRLGEPTAQDWAEAAGTISYEIVTRIGGRFVRRYVDEGQE is encoded by the coding sequence ATGAGCCGGGCCCGCGCCGAGATCGTCGTCGAGCTGCCCCTCATCCGTCACAACGTCCGTGTCCTGCGCGAGCACACCGGCGTCGAGATGATGACGGTCGTCAAGGCCGACGGCTACGGCCACGGGATGGTGCCGGCCGCCCGCGCGGCCCGCGACGCCGGGGCCGCGTGGCTCGGCGTCGCCACCATCGACGAGGCGCTGGGGCTCCGGGAGGCCGGCGACACCGGCCGGGTGCTGTCCTGGCTCGGCGTGCCGGGCGAGGACTACGCCGCCGCCATCTCCGCGGACGTCGACGTCACCGCGTACTCCGTCGCCGAGCTTCGCGAGGTCGCCGCGGCGGTCGGCGCCGCCGGACGTCCCGCCCGCCTGCAGCTGAAGGTCGACACCGGCCTGTCCCGAGGCGGCGCCCCGCTGGATGCGTGGGAGGACCTGGTGGCGGAGGCGGCTGCGGGGCAGGCGCGGGGTGACTGGACGGTCACCGGCATCTGGTCCCACTTCGCCTGCTCCGACGAGCCCGAGCACCCCGCCAACGACGCGCAGGAAGCGGCGTTCCGCCACGCGCTCGAGGTCGGCGAGCGGGCCGGGCTGCGTCCGGAGGTCCGCCACCTGGCCAACTCCGCCGCCGCCATCCTGCGACCGAGCTCGCGCTTCGACCTGGTCCGCTGCGGCATCGCGTCGTACGGCCTGGACCCCGCGCCCGGCCACACCCCCGACCTGGGGCTGCTGCCGGCGATGTCGGCCGTGGCCGAGCTCGCGATGGTCAAGCGGATCCCGGCCGGCGCCGGCGTCTCCTACGGCCACACCTGGCACGCGCCCCACGCGACCACCGTCGGCGTCGTGCCGGTGGGGTACGGCGACGGCGTGCCGCGCCACGCGAGCAACCACGCCGAGGTGCTGGTCGGCGGCCGTCGCCGCCCGGTCCGGGGCCGGGTCTGCATGGACCAGCTCGTCGTCGACCTCGACGACGACGACGTCGCCGCCGGTGCGCGGGCCACGCTCTTCGGCACCGGCCGGCTGGGGGAGCCGACCGCCCAGGACTGGGCCGAGGCCGCCGGGACCATCAGCTACGAGATCGTCACCCGCATCGGCGGGCGCTTCGTCCGCCGCTACGTCGACGAAGGGCAGGAATGA
- a CDS encoding alpha/beta fold hydrolase, whose translation MSIKRRILGAVASAAGVAVAGTAVEVARRRRVIARRGAGDGTHFGSLRSRPTTVVADDGVPLHVEVDECEDSPLTVVFVHGYALTLDCWHFQRAGYRGLVRTVFYDQRSHGRSGRSSKSHATIDQLGHDLRQVLDHVVPDGPVVLVGHSMGGMSIIALAEQAPEVFGDRIVGVGLISTTAGGLDPHRALIPLMPSGLGGTMGLRTVATLARGHWAVDGVRRLTRPFATVVTDQFAFGDDVPSSYVDFVDDMLAKTPFEVIAEFFPSLGALDKFHTLSALGRVPVSVVCGTADKLTSIGHSRKLQARIPGARLLECEGAGHMVILERHEQVNAELDQLLAAAGERVDER comes from the coding sequence ATGAGCATCAAGCGCAGGATCCTCGGGGCCGTCGCCTCGGCGGCCGGTGTCGCCGTCGCCGGTACTGCCGTCGAGGTCGCCCGCCGCCGCCGGGTCATCGCCCGTCGCGGCGCCGGCGACGGGACCCACTTCGGCTCGCTCCGGTCGCGGCCGACGACGGTGGTCGCGGACGACGGCGTCCCGCTCCACGTCGAGGTAGACGAGTGCGAGGACTCACCGCTGACGGTGGTGTTCGTCCACGGCTACGCGCTCACCCTTGACTGCTGGCACTTCCAGCGCGCCGGTTACCGCGGGCTGGTCCGGACGGTCTTCTACGACCAGCGCTCCCACGGCCGCTCCGGTCGCTCCAGCAAGTCGCACGCCACCATCGACCAGCTCGGTCACGACCTGCGGCAGGTGCTCGACCACGTCGTGCCGGACGGGCCGGTCGTCCTGGTCGGCCACTCGATGGGCGGCATGAGCATCATCGCGCTCGCCGAGCAGGCGCCGGAGGTCTTCGGCGACCGCATCGTCGGGGTGGGGCTGATCTCCACCACCGCCGGAGGGCTGGACCCCCACCGCGCGCTGATCCCGCTCATGCCCTCGGGACTCGGCGGCACGATGGGGCTGCGCACCGTCGCCACGCTGGCGCGCGGGCACTGGGCGGTCGACGGCGTACGCCGGCTGACCCGGCCGTTCGCGACCGTCGTCACCGACCAGTTCGCCTTCGGCGACGACGTGCCGTCGTCCTACGTCGACTTCGTCGACGACATGCTGGCCAAGACGCCGTTCGAGGTGATCGCCGAGTTCTTCCCGTCCCTCGGGGCGCTCGACAAGTTCCACACCCTGTCGGCCCTGGGGCGGGTCCCGGTGTCGGTCGTGTGCGGGACGGCCGACAAGCTGACCTCGATCGGGCACAGCCGCAAGCTGCAGGCGCGGATCCCGGGGGCGCGGCTGCTGGAGTGCGAGGGCGCCGGCCACATGGTCATCCTCGAGCGCCACGAGCAGGTCAACGCCGAGCTCGACCAGCTGCTGGCCGCAGCAGGGGAGCGGGTCGACGAGCGGTGA
- the tsaE gene encoding tRNA (adenosine(37)-N6)-threonylcarbamoyltransferase complex ATPase subunit type 1 TsaE codes for MSTVDVRPIGPEEAATLLAAIRPAFEARPPLDPPAATLTETAESLAELLGKHGGLLATLDGEPVGGLVLDPVGTTMYLRRFGVLPDVQGHGIAARLIEAAVEQAEGFDDLTVVARIELPRTVAFWERRGFREIRRQEPNVELRRPLNTFLFDVPDAETMRELGRSLAGQLRAGDLVVLSGELGAGKTTFTQGVGAGLGVRGDITSPTFVIARVHPSLSDGPALVHVDAYRLGGIDELDDLDLDTSLDDAVTMVEWGEGIAEGLAESRLEIRIIRALAHEDEHADLDPRRVLMTPVGPRWYSLEVPATQRPPLAEKLNENLLVDFRPCAEEELGDLDPPAPVPLALMVAEHDGRVLLDHNARFDEWELPLARIEEGESAREAAVRNFRLRTGSEPGDVSFVGVATVQLGHERRIDYVAVFRGRMTRVSDFRATAEVDGLAWWDPVVDHPGLSPIDAHLARLAHAAR; via the coding sequence GTGAGCACCGTCGACGTACGGCCGATCGGGCCGGAGGAGGCCGCCACCCTGCTGGCGGCCATCCGGCCCGCGTTCGAGGCGCGCCCCCCGCTCGACCCGCCGGCAGCCACGCTCACCGAGACCGCCGAGTCGCTGGCCGAGCTGCTCGGCAAGCACGGCGGCCTGCTCGCCACCCTCGACGGCGAGCCGGTCGGCGGGCTGGTGCTCGACCCGGTCGGCACCACCATGTACCTCCGCCGCTTCGGCGTGCTCCCCGACGTGCAGGGCCACGGGATCGCGGCCCGGCTGATCGAGGCCGCGGTCGAGCAGGCGGAGGGCTTCGACGACCTGACCGTGGTCGCCCGGATCGAGCTGCCGCGGACCGTGGCGTTCTGGGAGCGGCGCGGCTTCCGGGAGATCCGCAGGCAGGAGCCCAACGTGGAGCTGCGCCGGCCGCTCAACACCTTCCTCTTCGACGTCCCCGACGCCGAGACGATGCGCGAGCTCGGTCGGTCGCTCGCGGGCCAGCTCCGGGCCGGCGACCTGGTGGTGCTCAGCGGGGAGCTGGGCGCCGGGAAGACCACGTTCACCCAGGGGGTCGGTGCCGGGCTCGGCGTGCGGGGCGACATCACCTCGCCGACGTTCGTCATCGCGCGGGTCCACCCCTCCCTCTCGGACGGGCCGGCCCTGGTCCACGTGGACGCCTACCGGCTCGGGGGCATCGACGAGCTCGACGACCTCGACCTCGACACCTCCCTCGACGACGCGGTCACGATGGTCGAGTGGGGCGAGGGGATCGCCGAGGGGCTGGCTGAGTCGCGGCTGGAGATCCGGATCATCCGGGCACTCGCCCACGAGGACGAGCACGCCGACCTCGACCCGCGACGCGTGCTGATGACGCCCGTCGGTCCGCGCTGGTACTCGCTGGAGGTGCCGGCCACGCAGCGGCCGCCGCTGGCCGAGAAGCTCAACGAGAACCTCCTCGTCGACTTCCGGCCGTGCGCCGAGGAGGAGCTCGGCGACCTCGACCCGCCCGCGCCGGTGCCGCTCGCCCTGATGGTGGCCGAGCACGACGGCCGGGTGCTGCTCGACCACAACGCGCGGTTCGACGAGTGGGAGCTGCCGCTCGCACGGATCGAGGAGGGAGAGTCGGCGCGCGAGGCCGCCGTACGCAACTTCCGCCTGCGCACCGGCTCGGAGCCCGGGGACGTCTCCTTCGTGGGCGTCGCCACCGTGCAGCTCGGTCACGAGCGCCGCATCGACTACGTCGCCGTCTTCCGCGGCCGGATGACCCGGGTCTCGGACTTCCGGGCGACCGCGGAGGTCGACGGCCTCGCCTGGTGGGACCCGGTCGTCGACCACCCGGGCCTCTCGCCGATCGACGCCCACCTGGCCCGCCTCGCCCACGCCGCCCGTTGA
- the tsaB gene encoding tRNA (adenosine(37)-N6)-threonylcarbamoyltransferase complex dimerization subunit type 1 TsaB: MLLAFDTATPRVTVALHDGEDVVVELASEETLRHGEQLAPLVERAMREAGIVRQDLTAIAVGVGPGPFTGLRVGLVTARTLGFVLEIPVYGVCTLDVLAVEAVDTGTVIGDFVVATDARRKEVYLASYDEAGHRLDGPVVEKPAVVATEALVVGEGPVLYPEHFPNGCAPTRPSAGWLARTVVDERAELHDPEPLYLRRPDAVAPGPRKPAS, from the coding sequence GTGCTGCTCGCCTTCGACACCGCCACCCCGCGCGTGACCGTCGCCCTCCACGACGGTGAGGACGTGGTGGTCGAGCTGGCCAGCGAGGAGACGCTGCGCCACGGCGAGCAGCTCGCACCGCTGGTGGAGCGGGCGATGCGCGAGGCCGGCATCGTCCGGCAGGACCTCACCGCGATAGCGGTCGGTGTGGGGCCCGGCCCCTTCACCGGGCTGCGGGTGGGCTTGGTCACCGCACGCACGCTCGGCTTCGTCCTCGAGATCCCCGTCTACGGCGTCTGCACCCTCGACGTGCTGGCCGTGGAGGCGGTCGACACCGGCACGGTCATCGGCGACTTCGTCGTCGCGACCGATGCGCGCCGCAAGGAGGTCTACCTCGCGTCGTACGACGAGGCCGGCCACCGGCTCGACGGCCCCGTCGTGGAGAAGCCCGCCGTGGTCGCGACCGAGGCGCTCGTCGTCGGCGAGGGCCCGGTCCTCTACCCCGAGCACTTCCCGAACGGCTGCGCCCCCACCCGCCCGAGCGCGGGCTGGCTGGCCCGGACGGTGGTCGACGAGCGTGCCGAGCTGCACGACCCCGAGCCGCTCTACCTCCGGCGCCCCGACGCAGTGGCTCCGGGTCCCCGCAAGCCGGCGTCGTGA